TTCAGGTGGTAGATTTGCAAGTCTTTGCCTCTCCACGTATAACTCTGAAGCCCTTGGTTCCAAGCTTTCCTTGTTTTGCGAATATATATGTGTCTCTTATGGATAAGGTTTGTATTGGATACATTTCACAAAGTTTATCTTTCAGGTTTTCTTTTGTGTATACTTTTAGACATAAAAATGTCAGACAGTTTCAACTACATTCTTCAAGAGTTAAAAGTTTACATTCTGAAATACCTCCAATCAGTATATTAATTGGAATGATTCGATTCATAGATCACGATTTAAAGGCTAGGAAACTTCTTCTAACAAATTTTTCTGTCATTTTTATCAGCCGCATGTtgattttgggttaaagcttGTAGGGGCTGATCTGATGTCAATACCTGGCCTTTACAGATTTGTCCAGGTACCATGCTTTTGACTTGTTTGTACCTAAATAATGTAATCTTCTCATTAGGTTTGGCTTTTGCTTCAGTCATTGTGTTTCTTAAACGTCTTGGGAAGTTTTGCTTCACTAATTAGTAATGTTGCGATGAATGATTGTGGTTTTTCTGCAGGAGCTCATTAAGGATCAAGTTGCAAACATGTATCTGTGGCCCAAAACCCTTGTAGTGCCAATTGTTGACCCAGCAAAGTAGGTTTCTGAATTATCCTGATATTTTGTTTGTGACAAAGGATTTAGCTGATGCAATTAATTGTTGTTGCAGAGCATCGAAGAGGCCTGTAGGTATTCTGACCGTGAAGGTTGTAAGGGCAATGAAGCTAAAAAAGAAAGATATTCTTGGTGCTTCAGACCCTTATGTCAAATTTAAGCTCACCGAAGATAAGCTACCATCAAAGAAGACTACCGTCAAGCAAAAGAACTTGAACCCTGAATGGAATGAGGAATTTAACTTGGTTGTGAAAGACCCACAGAGCCAGGCTTTAGAGCTTACTGTCTATGACTGGGAGCAGGTACCTTCTTTTGATGTACCTCTAAACATTTATGTTcctttgtttattatttttcttgtctAACTCTGTTTTTCTGTTGTTTGAGGTTGGAAAACACGACAAAATGGGTATGAATGTAGTTCCTTTGAAAGAACTTCAACCTGAAGAGACTAAAGTTCTTACTCTTGACCTCCTGAAAACTATGGATTTGAATGATGTTCAAAATGAGAAATCGCGTGGGCAGCTTGTTCTGGAATTAACATATAAACCTTTCAAGGAAGATGAGATGCCACAAAGCTATGAAGATACTCAGACAGTACAGAATGCTCCTGATGGAACTCCTACTGGTGGAGGACTGCTTGTTATCATAGTTCATGAAGCTGAAGATGTTGAGGGAAAACACCATACTAATCCACATGTACGACTTCTGTTTAGAGGGGAGGAGAAAAGGACTAAGGTACAAACATATCTACCATTTAAATTATCTCCCTTCTAAAATCTATAAAATTGACTTGTAATAAACTAGTGGTAGGTAGTTCTATCTTCTTGATTTGGTCAGTATCTACTTTCTTtagtgtaaatgtggaaaaacAGTTGGTACTCTAAAAACTGTAAGAGAGAAAACAATGTGTTATGTTCAACGAAAAGTGTGCAAGCACATCATGATCAAGTTTTCATGATAATGATTCTTTCCAACTTCTTCGATGATGTCGCAGCCTATGAAAAAAAATAGAGATCCAAGGTGGGACGAAGAGTTCCAGTTTATGGTTGATGAGCCTCCTACTAATGACAAACTGCACGTAGAAGTTGTCAGTACCTCATCAAGAATGGGCCTGCTACATCCAAAGGTTAGTGTGCACACaccacatatatatttatataaatattggCAGTGAAGacacacatatatttatataaatttttcaGTGAAGTTACTAGAAAATGGATAACGGGCATGAATTTTATTGCTGTTCTTGATTAACCATGGGTTGCGTCAAAAGGCTAATTCTTGTTAGAGGATCAAATGCTAGTTTACTTTCAGTATTGCATTTGTTCattcttttctgttttttttttctagccATAAGTGTAATTTGCATGACAATATTGTTAAATCAAAGAAAGGGTAATACTAGTTTTAAATCCTTAGGCTGTTGTCTTATTGACCATCCACAACCTATTCTGTTATCGGTTTCTAATTCGGACACGAAACAAAAGCTTACAGATGAGTTCAGCTGTTGGGTTTTGTTTTCAGGCTGTGAGatgactttttcttttctttgttcttGTGAATCAGGAATGTCTGGGATATGTTAATATCAATCTTTCAGATGTTGTTGCCAACAAAAGAATAAACGAGAGGTATCATCTCATAGATTCAAAGAATGGTCGGATCCAGATTGAGCTGCAATGGAGAACATCGTCATAAACTCAGCTGATTTGATTTCAGTGTTGTAATGGTCCATGATGTGTGATGTCTAAAGTTAGTGATTGACAAGGCTCAGTTTCATTTTCATGTTTGACCTTTTTCCTTTACATACACACTAGTTTATTTGTTATATTCGTGTACATATGTACATGATGATGAGGAGGAGGAGTTTGGTAGCTGATACTAATTGCAACAGTAAACATTTAAAActgttgatgatgatgatgatgatgatgatgatgagatgGAAAAGAAAACGGGTTATTTTCATatgaaaccaaacttaaatatgtcTGGTTTTCTTCTATTTTGGGCACTcgtagatttaaaaaaaaaataaattaatttgctAGTATCTCTTTCAATATAATTTTAAGTTGATTTGTTGTTCatgtataaaaatataattattgcaGCAATAATAATTGAAATGCTCACAAATGAAAGACAACAAATTTTAATTTCACAAGCTCTTGATCTTGTAAGAGTTTAGGTTAATCAGCCCTTCTATTTTAATTCATTtcatgcattaaaataaaaaataaaagttaaatttAGTGTAATATTATAAAATTGAAAATGTTtaccaatatattaaaaaaagaaaaatttactcaaaaaaaaaaaaaaaagtaattcaAAATAgtgatttttaaaaatatttgtctatataaatatttttggaaatttcTATGTGGattcttttgtgttcttgattcgtTAACAATTTTTGGtacgattttttttataactgtgtatattgtagctatttacagtatcctgcaaatttttaaaaaattctaaataactTATAGTACCAAAAACTACTTTAAAAATAGATTGTTGcgtgcgtgactaattttttttatgcgttttgaaaataacatgtttaaactatttttcagtattgtaaattatttaaaattttatgagaATTAGCATGATAttctaaataaatataatatatacggtcataaaaaaattatactgAAAATTATTAAGGTCggaaataaaaaaaatcctaCCGATTGGCCCTTTTAAAGCCCCTACGTAGAATCTTCTAATATTTTTATTCTTTTCCCTCACAATTTGTTTCAAGGTAAAATCCAACGAGTAGGTAGAGAATTTATTTTATGGGATTTTAGAGTGATCAAGTGGGTGATACAATTTCCCAAGAGTATCCATAATTTATTTCGATATTAGATTAGTTGTGCTAGGAcgaattttcattttttttgtttgttgtaATAAATTATCATTATCTTTacgatttttttttcattatctttaataaattattttattgaaaaaaagTAGGTGctacaattttattttttattccaaaaattaaaataaaaagtaaaaatgggAAGAATTTTTTTTAGGGAAGAAAAGGGAAAGAGATTTATTGGGACAttaataaataactaaataatttCATATTAATACAGGATTCACTGTCAGTGAGTTGAAAGTTCGTTCCTTCATTTCATTCAGTGCAGTCCCCAATCTCCGTTGTCTGTTCCGATGGCTTTTCCGATTGTTGACGCCGGCTACCTTAAGGAGATTGACAAGGCTCGTCGTGATCTCCGTGCCCTTATCTCCGCCAGAAGCTGCGCCCCAATTATGCTCCGTTTGGCGTAATATTTTCAATTCTCTGTCTTTTTTGTTTGTTTCCCATGAAGGAGGAGATTAAGTTTTGTGTAATCACGAGTAAAGATAGATTTAttttttttagcaatttttaacaaaaattaattgggaatttgcaGGTGGCACGATGCTGGCACTTACGATGCAAAATCGAAAACTGGTGGACCAAATGGTTCGATTAGGACTGAAGAAGAGTATAATCACGGTTCCAATAATGGCTTGAAGAAAGCTATTGATTTTTGTGGTATGCCCTGAAACAATAGCTATTGGCTATAATTGACATTAAATAAACAAACTTTGATATTAAAAAGTTAATATTATATATGTTATAGCGGATCAATTGTAGTTGTCGTTGTCTTCCATACTGATTTGAGTGAATGATTATTACTTGCTTGACTTTGTAGGTTGGAATTTATTCATTCATGTCTTTCATTTTTGAATTGTGAAGGATGTGGTGTTCATGTGGTTCTTAAGTAAAGTAGCTACACTATAGGGTCTTTAGAATTATAATGTCTTAGTTAATAGAGAATTATAATGTCTAGTTTTCCATCCAAACAAGTAGAATTAGATTGTACATTTGTGCTATTATTTGTTTCATAACAAGCTTACAGTTGTAATTATGCTAGTATTTAGGaagtttatttaattagttatttatgTTTGCTTTTAGATGGCTTCCAGTGCCACTTTCTATTTTATAAAATTGCGAGTCTATCTTGtattgttatttgttaagaaacagAAAAGAGTAGAACCTATTTGGCATATTATGGTTTTGAGGTATGAGTTGCTTGATAATAAGCGTTCGTAACACTGTTAGAGTCACTTGGAGTGTGGATAGTACGAGTTTGAATCATGTTATGGTGATGTTTTACATTCACATTATGGGTTACATTCACATTATGGGGGACGATTAATATTGTTTTTCTGTTTGTATGTGTGTTTTTAAATGAAGCTCTTCTTCACTTAGTTATCTGACAAGCGTTTTTTCTTTCTGATATCAGAAGAAGTGAAGTCTAAACATCCAAAAGTGACATATGCAGACCTATACCAGGTGATTTGTTCAAAGACCTACTTAAATCTTAGAGTGATAGGAATACTTGGTGTTGTGTTTTTGATATTAGATCTTCCAACTTTATAGTTATTTCTCAGTGGAACACCATTTGAGTTTCTTACTTGGGAGACTAGCCAGATAAGGTTTTgacacccttcatctggacagACAAAAATAGGGTCCTTTTCTCCTCCCAACAAAACTAGAAGGAAAAAGAAATCATCATTAATAAATCTAAAATTCTGCATCTTAGGAGTTCTGGAAAGTTTTAGTAACAACTGAATTGACCCAACTGGTAAATGCCTTTTTAGCTTTTGGATTTTAGTTTTTAAAGATGATAAGCTTTGATTAATTTGTTCTTCTCCCTACCCCTTAATCTTATAGCGGATTATATTTAGAGGAAGAGAGTTACATTCCATATTATTCGTGGTTAGGGAGCACAAAATGTGAAGGAGCATAAATTGCACTAAGAAAAAATGGTGCTTTAAAATCAAATTCTAAATTTATCTGGAATTTTGTATTGCTTTCACAAGTGTATGGGAAGGACAGACTAAGATTATGTGAACATCTAGATATTCGTATAACAACTTCCTTTTAACAATTTTGTTTTTCAGCTTGCTGGTGTTGTTGCAGTTGAGGTCACCGGAGGCCCCACCATTGATTTTGTGCCTGGCAGAAAGGTATGCTTTTACTATTTTTAGAGCATAACTAATCTAGTTATCATAAGTtcctttaaaaataattatgaaagaAAGCTAATTTACATATCATTGTCTCTCATGATTTTTCTTTAGGATTCAAGAATTTCTCCCAAGGAAGGGCGGCTTCCAGATGCTAAAAAAGGTGTCACAAATTTAAAGTATCATTTACAACCAAAAAACCCGAAATAGAACTTAAACACGTGTATATATTCTAATTGGTGTGGTAGATAGGGTTATCTAGTTTCTATTTAGAAGTGTCTTCTGCTTAAAGTAGAAGGAATTCTCACAACGTATGAAGCCATGGATTCATCTGTGGAAAGTTTTCTGTTTTAAGAAAGTTTATAGGATAGGATGTCAAAATGAGAACTGGAACAGAAAATTTGTTTGATCACACCACAACTTTACTGTAAACTCGTTATCTCACCCTGTTTCTTCATTCTTTGGACAGCCATTTTTAATGTACTACAGCAATTTCTTTAGCATAGTATGTTTTTTCATATTTATACACGACTACGGCCTGAGATTGTTTTCCCTTTTGGCGGGCAATTCTGGTGACAGGGGCATCCCATCTTAAGGATATCTTTTACCGAATGGGCCTGTCTGATAAGGATATCGTTGCCCTGTCAGGGGGCCATACACTGGTACTTTTATTTTTTCACTTCTACTTTTTTCACCTATATAGGTCTCATTTGGTATAGTTAGTTAATAATACCttcaatcttttcttttctttctttcttttcaaataGGGAAAAGCGCATCCAGAGAGATCTGGTTTTGATGGTCCATGGACAAATGAGCCTCTGAAGTTTGATAACTCATACTTTGTGTAAGATTCAAGTTAAGCTTACAAGTTACTGTTTTAATGAAAACCCAACTTGGGTTCATGGCCGTAAAGAGTGTTAATGACTTTTTTTGATCTTGTTGGTACAGTGAACTGTTGAAAGGAGACTCAGAGTGGTTGTTGAAACTTCCAACGGATAAAGCTCTTCTGGATGATCCTAAGTTCCGTCCTTATGTTGAGCTGTATGCTAAGGTAAGCCGTTTTTAGTCAACTTCATAGTTCATACCAAGCCCACCTAAAAAATCTTAGCAGCTCGCCTTTTTAATTAATCTACAGTAAGATTTGAATCTAGTTTGATGATCACTCACTCCTAATTAAGGTGAAACATGTGATCATTTATATTAAAGCAGCTATATTCTACACCTAGGATTAATATTATTACTTTCTGAAACAAACTACAGTTTCAATTAATCTCCCCTCAAAATTTGACTTGTATTATTAGGATGAGGATGCATTTTTCAGAGATTATGCCGAATCACACAAAAAACTTTCTGAGCTTGGATTTTCTCCAAGTTCCTCGAGCTCCAAAGTAAATGCAACTGATAGCATAGTACTGGCACAAAGTGCAGTAGGGGTTGCTGTTGCTGCGGCTGTGGTGGTCCTAAGCTACTTCTACGAAGTTCACAAAAGAATAAAATAGACTATTCTTAATCATGTTCTGAAAAACCAAGAGCtattatatacttttttttttaattccatttGCTCAAGTCTCTTAATGGTGCAAAAATAATCATTTGTTCCTTGAGTACTTATTCACTTTCATATAAAAAGAAGACAAttatatttatgattttctttgggtgtatataaaaatatcttatGGTAGGTAGGGTACCATACTACTAAAAAAGTTTCCCTTCCAAAAAAGTCATTtgattctttctttctctctttctttcctaACCCACTAAAAAAATGGTTCTCCGAGTGTTTGCTAAGAATACTATTTACAATTAATAAACTTTTAACCAAGTCATGTTCTAATTCAAGTCATAACGAAGTAAAAATTTCTAAATAAGGCAGCTTGAAGAAGATAGTAAGATATGGTGTAAATGCCAATTAATGAGTCCAAACAATAAAGTAAAGACTGATGAGGGTTGAAGCGTTATCTGCCAAAGGGCAAAGGGGTTCAGCCAAAATCAGAGTAGTTTTGGGTAAAGCCAAAAGGTTGGGGAGGACCACACATGAAAGACAGGTAAAGAGGTAGGTAGGAGTAGTCTTTTGTAGTACCAAACACTGTCCCCACGACTCTTCCTCAATACCTAAGCACATGATCTACACGTGTTGCTGGGCTGGACTTAGCTATTTCTTTATATAATTGCCAATTAGAGCCATGCCCTCATGTCCCTTAAACCCATTTACGTAAcaaattttattcttttttcaATCATTTTTTGGAACTCCCATATGGCATTATTTTCCTCATACAAAAGCTTGGTaatgttactactactactactgcataCACCTATTGAGATAATCTTCAAGTGCAAGCCAACCTAACCATGTGAGATTTGAAATGGGAGAGCACCAATCAATGAACTTAATTGCCACATGTTAGATCCATCAACATTTGAATAAAagggtctatttttttttttttttgggagggggggggggttggaaaaagaaaaagagcttTAGTACTTTTTTGAGAGAGCATAATATATAATTAAGTGAATATTGACATGGTTATAGAAAGAGCAATGTGAGGAGAAAGAAGATGCAAGAAGTGGTGCAAAGACAGTGAGAAAGGGGGTGAAAAGGTAGGTGAAATACACGCACATAATTACACAAGTGGACCTCCTTTGTAGTCCCCCTTTGACAACAACTTCTGCCCATGATCCTTTAACTCCTACCATCCACTTGATTTttatgaagagagagagagagagagagagagagagagggcatGTGTGTGTGGTGATGGTGGGTAACAAATAATATGCAATTTGGACGGAGATAACAACAAAAAGGTGAATCAATTTCAATTCCCAAATCTCTAACCCTACTTCTGTTGCCAAAACTTGCACCACAAGGcctaacaataaaaaaataaaaaagagaaaagagggaaagaaaaaaaagtggAAGGTGAACCAAAGCCCACAATACAACCACAACCACACTACTCAttatcttttttttaattttttttttctatataattttttctccctactttcttatttttctttcatcaTCATCCTGCCTTGAACCCAACTTCCAAACCTTCTAGAaactcttctttttctctttcttgcTTGATAGTGTATCAATCAATAAAGAAATAGAACTACCATCACTATTCTTGTGCACAAGAATAGCCAAACCACTTGTAAAATTTCTTTTCCCAAATGCCCACTACAACTAACTTACTAAAATAACatactttattttttatatatagtatTACCATACAAGCAAAGTTAAGATTTTCATATTCAAGTTTAATACCACATGTTGGTTTGAGATTGAGTTTAACCACGCTGtaataaattttatgtttttcaCTCACTCAACATCTGCAGAGTTGTGTAAGGCTGTAAGCCAATGCAATCAATGCGcagttaaaaaaaacaataaaaatcatATCTTTAAAAGATATTATGAACAAATTGAGGTAGATCCTTCCTCTACAAATCAACTGAATAGGAATACTAGTTCCAAATTGACAAGGCTGATAATTGCATTCTACGTGTATATATGGAGAGGGTTGGGGATGATTTCGAGAGATTTACAATTATTAATCAAAAAAAGAACTTGGCTAGATAAAGAGATTAGatagaaaaaataaagaaaaaggcaGAAATCACACCTTGTCTTGCCTGTACTTTAATATATACCTTACTTTACACCTACCTGGAGGTTACCCGTAGTTAATGTCTCTTTAACTTATTATATGATTGAAGCTAATATCATCAAGTGAGAGAGGCCACCAGCCACTCCCTCTAACCTGTCTCACCAACTCGCATCTAGAAGCAATTAGGGTCACtactctcctctctctctcctctctctctcctctctctcttatTTAGTCAAAAGCCTATAAAATCAGACCCCAAGTGCTCCCAAGGGCCGGCCTTAATGTTCCAGTAACACAAAAAACAAGGCCACCAGTTTCCCTACCGCTCCCGTTAAAAAGCAAAaacaaagaagagaagagaagaaaagaaaagaaaagaaagtgtttttaattttgtttaaaaaactAGTTGTTTTTCAGCTTTTTAATTCTTCCACTTCTTCTCCTGCTCAATGGGAAGGTCTCCTTGTTGTGAGAAAGCTCACACAAACAAAGGAGCGT
The genomic region above belongs to Humulus lupulus chromosome 1, drHumLupu1.1, whole genome shotgun sequence and contains:
- the LOC133788395 gene encoding synaptotagmin-2-like; protein product: MGFFSTVLGFCGFGFGISIGLVVGYFLFIYIQPSDVKDPELRPLVEQDSETLQRMFPEIPLWVKNPDYDRIDWLNKFIEYMWPYLDKAICKTAMTIAKPIIAEQIPKYKIESVEFETLTLGSLPPTFQGMKVYTTEEKELIMEPSIKWAGNPNVTLAVKAFGLKATVQVVDLQVFASPRITLKPLVPSFPCFANIYVSLMDKPHVDFGLKLVGADLMSIPGLYRFVQELIKDQVANMYLWPKTLVVPIVDPAKASKRPVGILTVKVVRAMKLKKKDILGASDPYVKFKLTEDKLPSKKTTVKQKNLNPEWNEEFNLVVKDPQSQALELTVYDWEQVGKHDKMGMNVVPLKELQPEETKVLTLDLLKTMDLNDVQNEKSRGQLVLELTYKPFKEDEMPQSYEDTQTVQNAPDGTPTGGGLLVIIVHEAEDVEGKHHTNPHVRLLFRGEEKRTKPMKKNRDPRWDEEFQFMVDEPPTNDKLHVEVVSTSSRMGLLHPKECLGYVNINLSDVVANKRINERYHLIDSKNGRIQIELQWRTSS
- the LOC133788404 gene encoding L-ascorbate peroxidase 3, whose translation is MAFPIVDAGYLKEIDKARRDLRALISARSCAPIMLRLAWHDAGTYDAKSKTGGPNGSIRTEEEYNHGSNNGLKKAIDFCEEVKSKHPKVTYADLYQLAGVVAVEVTGGPTIDFVPGRKDSRISPKEGRLPDAKKGASHLKDIFYRMGLSDKDIVALSGGHTLGKAHPERSGFDGPWTNEPLKFDNSYFVELLKGDSEWLLKLPTDKALLDDPKFRPYVELYAKDEDAFFRDYAESHKKLSELGFSPSSSSSKVNATDSIVLAQSAVGVAVAAAVVVLSYFYEVHKRIK